From one Tiliqua scincoides isolate rTilSci1 chromosome 14, rTilSci1.hap2, whole genome shotgun sequence genomic stretch:
- the SPPL3 gene encoding signal peptide peptidase-like 3, giving the protein MAEQTYSWAYSLVDSSQVSTFLISILLIVYGSFRSLNMDFENQDKEKDSSSSAGPFNGNSANNSIQTIDSTQALFLPIGASVSLLVMFFFFDSVQVVFTICTAVLATIAFAFLLLPMCQYLTRPCSPQNKISFGCCGRFTAAELLSFSLSVMLVLIWVLTGHWLLMDALAMGLCVAMIAFVRLPSLKVSCLLLSGLLIYDVFWVFFSAYIFNSNVMVKVATQPADNPLDVLSRKLHLGPNVGRDVPRLSLPGKLVFPSSTGSHFSMLGIGDIVMPGLLLCFVLRYDNYKKQASSDSCGASGPGNISGRMQKVSYFHCTLIGYFVGLLTATVASRIHRAAQPALLYLVPFTLLPLLTMAYLKGDLRRMWSEPFHSKSSSSRFLEV; this is encoded by the exons ggCTTATTCCCTTGTGGATTCTAGTCAAGTGTCTACGTTCCTGATTTCCATTCTCCTCATAGTTTATGGCAGCTTCAG GTCCCTCAACATGGACTTTGAGAATCAAGACAAAGAAAAGGACAGCAGCAGCTCAGCTGGGCCCTTCAATGGCAACAGCGCCAATAACA GTATCCAGACAATTGATTCCACGCAGGCACTGTTCCTCCCCATTGGCGCCTCAGTTTCTCTCCTCGTCATGTTCTTCTTCTTTGACTCGGTTCAAGTTGTCTTCACCATCTGCACAGCAG TCCTTGCCACAATCGCCTTTGCTTTCCTCCTGCTCCCGATGTGCCAGTATTTAACACGACCCTGCTCACCTCAGAACAA GATCTCCTTTGGCTGCTGTGGACGTTTCACTGCTGCTGAGctgctctccttctctctctcagtCATGCTGGTCCTCATCTGGGTCCTAACTGGGCACTGGCTCCTCATGGATG CTCTGGCAATGGGCCTGTGTGTTGCGATGATTGCCTTTGTCCGGTTACCAAGCCTCAAGGTGTCCTGCCTGCTGCTCTCGGGGCTGCTAATTTATGATGTATTCTGG gtcTTCTTTTCCGCATACATCTTCAACAGCAATGTCATGGTGAAAGTGGCTACCCAACCCGCCGACAACCCCCTTGACGTTTTATCCCGGAAGCTCCACCTCGGACCAAATGTTGGTCGAGATGTCCCCCGCCTGTCCCTGCCTGGCAAACTGGTTTTTCCAAG CTCCACAGGCAGCCACTTCTCGATGCTGGGGATTGGGGACATTGTGATGCCTGGCCTCCTGCTCTGCTTTGTCCTGCGTTATGATAACTACAAGAAACAGGCCAGCAGTGACTCCTGTGGTGCGTCCGGGCCGGGCAACATTTCTGGccgcatgcagaaggtctcttATTTCCACTGCACCCTCATTGGATACTTCGTAG GACTTCTGACTGCCACAGTCGCCTCCCGCATCCACAGGGCTGCCCAGCCTGCACTACTCTACCTGGTACCCTTCACTTTGTTGCCACTCCTCACCATGGCCTATCTAAAG